One window from the genome of Mastacembelus armatus chromosome 18, fMasArm1.2, whole genome shotgun sequence encodes:
- the txnb gene encoding thioredoxin b, giving the protein MVKAVTSLDEFRALLKEAGDKLVVVDFSATWCGPCKKIAPEYEDLSKKPENKNVVFLKVDVDEAEDVSTDCGISCMPTFHFYKNGKKVDEFSGANLTTLIEKLEKLRS; this is encoded by the exons ATGGTTAAGGCAGTGACAAGTTTG GATGAGTTCCGGGCTCTTCTGAAGGAAGCTGGAGACAAGCTGGTGGTGGTGGACTTCTCAGCAACATGGTGTGGACCCTGTAAAAAGATCGCCCCAGAATATGAG GACCTGTCAAAAAAGCCTGAGAACAAGAACGTGGTTTTCCTGAAGGTGGACGTGGATGAGGCTGAG GATGTGAGCACGGACTGTGGGATTAGCTGCATGCCGACATTCCACTTTTACAAGAACGGAAAAAAG GTGGACGAGTTCTCTGGTGCTAACCTGACAACGCTGATTGAGAAACTGGAAAAGCTGAGATCATAA
- the LOC113124388 gene encoding prostaglandin reductase 1, producing MVQAKTWVLTKHFDGFPKDSNFELKVEELPEPKDGEVLLQAVFFSVDPYMRPFSRVRMNEGDVMIGTQVAKVIQSNNPAFPVGSHVVARCGWKTHTVCDGTDLTPIMPDWPEDVSLSLALGTIGMPGLTALYGIEEVLGLQKGETLLVNAAAGAVGSVVGQIAKLKGCKVVGSAGSDAKVAFLKELGFDEAFNYKTVSSLEEALKKASPEGYDCFFENVGGPFSTVALQQMKNFGRIAVCGSISVYNDTAPQTGPYPHLTMIFKQLKMEGFMQSRWEHKHPESLRRLMGWLKEGKLRSREDITKGFENMPAAFMGMLKGENMGKAIVTV from the exons ATGGTCCAAGCTAAGACGTGGGTCCTGACAAAGCACTTTGACGGCTTCCCAAAGGACAGCAACTTTGAGCTGAAGGTGGAGGAGCTTCCTGAGCCCAAGGATGGTG AGGTGCTTCTGCAGgcagtgtttttcagtgttgacCCGTACATGAG GCCTTTCAGCAGGGTTCGCATGAATGAAGGGGATGTGATGATTGGAACTCAAGTGGCCAA agTTATCCAAAGTAACAACCCAGCATTTCCCGTGGGAAGCCACGTTGTCGCTCGGTGTGGCTGGAAAACCCACACGGTGTGTGATGGGACAGATCTTACTCCCATCATGCCCGACTGGCCTGAAGACGTCTCATTGTCACTAGCTCTGGGTACCATCGGCATGCCTGG ACTGACGGCTCTGTATGGCATAGAGGAGGTTTTGGGACTACAGAAGGGTGAGACCTTGCTGGTAAACGCTGCAGCAGGGGCAGTGGGCTCCGTGGTGGGCCAGATTGCCAAGCTCAAGGGATGTAAGGTGGTGGGTTCAGCAGGGTCTGATGCTAAGGTGGCATTCCTTAAAGAGCTGGGCTTTGACGAGGCCTTCAACTACAAGACTGTAAGTTCCCTGGAGGAGGCACTGAAGAAAGCTTCTCCAGAGGGATACGACTGCTTCTTTGAAAAT GTGGGAGGCCCCTTTTCAACTGTTGCCTTGCAACAAATGAAGAATTTCGGAAGAATAGCTGTGTGTGGaagtatttctgtgtacaatgACACTGCACCACAGACAG GCCCATATCCGCACCTGACCATGATTTTTAAGCAGCTTAAAATGGAGGGCTTCATGCAGAGCAGGTGGGAGCACAAGCACCCAGAATCCCTCAGGAGACTAATGGGATGGTTGAAAGAG GGCAAACTGCGGAGTCGGGAGGACATCACAAAAGGCTTTGAAAACATGCCAGCTGCTTTTATGGGGATGCTGAAGGGAGAAAACATGGGCAAGGCTATTGTCACAGTTTAA
- the haus3 gene encoding HAUS augmin-like complex subunit 3 encodes MLNGGQFVEALGRLGYPGASSLKASEFDWLFDCAPENLHFLRFVCRTLNQSNVLTPEEARAFQELRKSGKPILDEAALGKVLKTIGSSDGPSANILGPSSSSSASLFGAEGDVTTEDLEAELQALCKEKELKQQRYSKLQVVATSQANVDLLLTAQLESTACKLKEASASIGAENADINTQLHSIADEVMKLASYLPTQKGEPVAPSKSTFSNKPTALLSQLSLDPYLHQEEINTKTLAAFTQKQFFQGISDIVETSCSERLQVLDLSSYEDGEEEENRHDVKKVEKQGLERRRTEMARLQWSHIVTQHQLMQAMAEEKSVKVGLDWLSKKMSHSKSISNSFSLHTHDAVSRKELQAVEAELEALLHGPVPAALRESAKLLNMPVVRGDLALQLARQDYYTSRQDQVRDYLLRQKASFDLVLLAQEMELRRWRMCLTHLEEVNNRMVKEGEGASFRIESLKHPDLAINPRPNPIISCKDAAFSRLLQILEHHSEYNPSEPFRTYKALDQAACDLAGKLQVTRDALCSADREQYYTAARLSGDCEALHRAMYTALQQLVLGPQVCPMAITDQELLCPNAQEVTVKLVEAESQLQNLQHVMEEIMVEVKAKRSQLERSALLKKERELYIYFHLDARLLQKIVEDLENKTATKRGHQ; translated from the exons ATGCTAAACGGTGGTCAGTTTGTGGAGGCCCTGGGCCGTCTAGGTTATCCTGGTGCATCATCATTGAAGGCCTCGGAGTTTGACTGGCTGTTTGACTGTGCCCCGGAGAATCTTCACTTCTTGCGCTTTGTCTGTCGAACCCTAAACCAAAGCAATGTTCTCACCCCGGAGGAGGCGCGTGCTTTTCAGGAGTTACGAAAATCTGGCAAGCCTATTCTGGATGAAGCAGCTTTGGGCAAGGTTCTTAAAACCATTGGATCTTCAGATGGGCCTAGTGCAAACATCTTAGGGCCCTCTTCTTCATCGTCAGCATCCTTGTTTGGTGCAGAAGGAGATGTGACCACAGAGGACTTGGAGGCAGAGCTCCAGGCATTGTGTAAAGAGAAAGAGCTGAAGCAGCAACGCTACAGCAAGTTGCAGGTTGTGGCCACCTCCCAGGCAAATGTTGACCTACTACTCACTGCACAGCTGGAGAGCACTGCATGTAAACTAAAGGAGGCAAGTGCTTCTATTGGAGCTGAGAATGCTGATATCAACACTCAGTTACACTCCATAGCAGATGAGGTGATGAAACTTGCTTCCTATCTCCCTACTCAAAAAGGAGAGCCTGTTGCCCCATCAAAGTCTACTTTCTCCAATAAGCCCACTGCCCTCCTCTCTCAGCTGTCTTTGGATCCTTACCTACACCAAGAGGAGATAAACACCAAAACTCTAGCTGCCTTCACTCAGAAGCAGTTTTTCCAGGGCATTTCTGACATTGTTGAGACTTCTTGTTCTGAGCGCTTGCAGGTCCTAGACCTTAGTTCTTatgaagatggagaggaggaagaaaatcGTCATGACGTAAAAAAGGTGGAGAAACAAGGGCTGGAGCGTAGGAGGACAGAGATGGCTAGACTTCAGTGGTCTCACATTGTGACCCAGCACCAACTAATGCAGGCCATGGCAGAGGAAAAAAGTGTCAAGGTCGGACTGGATTGGCTCTCTAAGAAGATGTCTCATTCTAAG AGTATTTCCAACTCCTTCTCACTGCATACACATGACGCTGTATCCAGGAAGGAGCTGCAGGCTGTTGAGGCTGAGCTGGAGGCTCTGCTTCATGGACCAGTACCTGCAGCTCTTAGGGAGTCAGCCAAACTGCTTAATATGCCAGTAGTAAGGGGAGACCTGGCTCTACAACTGGCTAGGCAAGACTACTACACTTCCAGACAAGATCAG GTTCGTGACTACCTACTCCGCCAGAAAGCATCCTTTGACCTGGTCCTCCTGGCTCAGGAGATGGAGCTAAGGAGATGGAGGATGTGTTTGACACACTTGGAAGAAGTAAACAACAGAATGGTTAAGGAAGGTGAAGGAGCATCCTTCAGGATTGAGTCACTGAAGCACCCTGACCTGGCTATCAACCCTAGGCCTAACCCTATCATCAGCTGCAAGGATGCAGCATTTAGCAG ACTGCTCCAGATTCTTGAGCATCATTCAGAATATAATCCATCCGAGCCTTTTCGGACGTACAAAGCGTTAGACCAGGCTGCTTGTGACCTGGCAGGCAAGCTCCAGGTGACCCGAGATGCCCTATGTAGTGCTGACCGAGAACAGTACTACACAGCTGCTCGTCTTTCTGGAGATTGTGAAGCACTTCATAGAGCAATGTACACAGCTCTCCAGCAGTTGGTCTTAGGGCCACAGGTATGTCCAATGGCCATCACTGACCAGGAACTGCTCTGCCCCAATGCACAG GAGGTGACCGTGAAGCTTGTGGAAGCAGAGTCTCAGCTGCAGAATTTGCAGCATGTAATGGAAGAAATCATGGTGGAGGTTAAAGCCAAACGGTCACAGTTAGAGCGCAGTGCACTTCTCAAGAAGGAGAGGGAATTATACATCTATTTTCACTTGGATGCCAGACTACTCCAGAAAATAGTGGAAGatctggaaaacaaaactgcaacaaaGAGAGGGCACCAATAG
- the LOC113125251 gene encoding uncharacterized protein LOC113125251 has protein sequence MEESSRRLYSGPLSQAAQKILIVLRSQSLQAARHDQRYSSNHRQMERYYGSHWEHCALSSRNMSREERRDRNTDHPQFSPQVSTNHCDPSNERQSSQTLANCQYSQTPNNSMSSQAFCSPSSWDFSPQRRMSKADAYYQHLQTYGDRNYSDPPSCQSSQTLSLSQHEASEAAASLSHRDRYTLSLQIPKRRSEHHLWRNSSEEISSSSGVEDRGNQCQESESESVKSRRIHLSPRCFVTGQKTGSDSYTPQLMTKPVVEEELEVNSNSVTITGIGQMSNTEQELEDDLVGVRWEEMNAILPHERRTASELEGGLLLRMYEETSLKNSYMVSIRNMDKRSNCNTGGVKLEKKESNECKVKTCENKEQPPDSQNKAVSAGYHEVLFETMTKTAKEDHIEGQLVQCVHTRMFLGDTAVDDLERTTDEEVDVERTQEFPYADSEDEMEMEPPHCSDVQIRKSLCEAECRDLNELLRGQTRLGENEIDRVESVMTPVDSEDVGISPEDSVRDRCPSPASFQECGARRSVFKTPCVNGNQQQCENVQYWAAGHGLPQFSIYIL, from the exons ATGGAGGAGTCAAGCAGGCGGTTGTACTCAGGACCTCTGTCCCAGGCAGCCCAGAAGATCTTGATTGTTCTGCGGTCCCAGAGTTTACAGGCAGCCAGACACGACCAGCGTTACTCCAGTAATCACAGGCAAA TGGAGCGATATTATGGCAGCCACTGGGAGCACTGTGCTCTGAGCAGCAGGAATATGAGTCGGGAAGAGcgcagagacagaaacacagacca CCCACAGTTCAGCCCTCAGGTGTCCACCAATCATTGTGACCCTTCCAATGAGAGACAGAGCTCTCAGACCTTGGCGAACTGTCAGTACTCGCAAACACCAAACAACTCCATGTCATCTCAGGCCTTCTGTTCTCCCTCCAGCTGGGATTTCTCACCGCAAAGGCGGATGTCCAAGGCTGATGCTTATTATCAGCACTTACAAACTTATGGTGACAGAAATTACTCAGATCCTCCTTCTTGCCAGTCCAGCCAGACTCTGTCACTCAGTCAGCATGAAGCTTCTGAGGCAGCAGCATCCTTGTCCCATAGGGACAGATATACTTTGTCCCTGCAAATACCAAAGAGACGATCTGAACATCATCTGTGGAGAAA ttCCAGTGAAGAAATCAGTTCATCTAGTGGAGTAGAAGATAGAGGCAACCAATGTCAGGAATCCGAATCCGAATCAGTGAAATCCAGAAGGATACATTTATCTCCCAGATGCTTTGTAACAGGACAGAAAACAGGATCTGATTCATATACACCCCAACTGATGACAAAACCTGTTGTTGAGGAAGAGTTGGAGGTGAATTCAAACAGTGTGACTATAACAGGCATAGGCCAAATGTCAAATACTGAACAAGAGCTAGAAGATGACCTAGTTGGGGTTAGATGGGAGGAGATGAATGCAATCCTGCCTCATGAGAGAAGGACAGCCAGTGAATTGGAAGGAGGTCTACTCTTGAGAATGTATGAGGAAACTAGTTTAAAGAACAGCTACATGGTATCTATACGTAATATGGACAAAAGATCTAACTGTAATACTGGGGGTGTAAAGCTTGAGAAGAAAGAATCAAATGAGTGCAAAGTCAAGACATGTGAAAACAAGGAACAGCCACCTGACAGTCAGAACAAAGCAGTATCAGCAGGATATCATGAAGTCTTGTTTGAGACCATGACTAAAACAGCAAAGGAGGATCATATAGAAGGACAGCTGGTGCAGTGTGTTCACACCAGAATGTTCCTGGGTGACACTGCTGTTGATGACCTGGAGAGAACCACAGATGAAGAAGTAGATGTGGAGAGAACACAGGAATTCCCTTATGCAGACAGTGAAGATGAGATGGAGATGGAGCCACCCCACTGTTCTGATGTCCAGATAAGAAAGAGTCTGTGTGAGGCAGAGTGCAGAGATCTCAATGAGTTACTTAGAGGACAAACACGGCTGGGAGAGAATGAGATAGACAGGGTTGAGTCAGTTATGACGCCTGTGGACAGTGAAGATGTGGGTATATCTCCAG AGGACTCAGTAAGGGATAGATGTCCCTCCCCAGCTTCATTCCAGGAGTGTGGGGCAAGACGCTCCGTGTTCAAAACGCCCTGTGTCAATGGGAACCAGCAGCAATGTGAAAATGTACAA TACTGGGCTGCGGGCCATGGCCTGCCTCAGTTTTCTATCTATATCCTGTAG